TCGAGGGCGATGAGGTCAGCGCTGTGAACCACTTTCTCGTCCAGTTTGACTTCCACTTTGCCGATCACGTCACCTTTGGCGATTGGAGCGGTCAGTTGCGGATTCATGGTCATCGAAGCCTGGAGGCGTTTCAATTGGCCTTTAGGCATGGTCATGGTCAGGTCGTTGGCCAGGCCGGCTTTCACCTGATTGGTCGCGCCTTTCCATACCTGGGCCTGGGTCAGCTCGGTACCTTTCTGGTAGAAGGTCTGGGTTTCGAAGAAGCGGAAACCGTAGGTCAGCAGCTTCTGGGTCTCGGCGGCGCGGGACTGCTCGCTGTTGGTGCCGAACACCACGGCGATCAGGCGCTGGCCGTCACGCACGGCCGAGGCGACCATGCAGTAGCCGGCTTCGTCGGTGTGGCCAGTCTTCAGGCCATCGACGGTCTTGTCGCGCCACAGCAGCAGGTTGCGGTTAGGCTGCTTGATGTTGTTCCAGAAGAACTCTTTCTGCGAGTAGATGGCGTAGTGCGCCGGATCTTCGTTGATGATCGCGCGCGCCAGCAGGGCCATGTCGTGGGCCGAGGAGTAGTGGTCCGGGTTCGGCAGGCCGGTCGGGTTCATGAAGTGGCTGTTGGCCATGCCCAGGTCGGCGGCGGTCTTGTTCATCATGTCGGCGAAGGCGTCTTCGCTGCCGGCGATGTGCTCGGACAGGGCGACCGAGGCATCGTTGCCAGACTGGATGATGATGCCGTGCAGCAGGTCGCTGACGGTCACCTGGCTGCCGACCTTGATGAACATGCGCGAACCGCCGGTACGCCAGGCGTTCTCGCTGACGGTCACCGGGTCGTTCTCGCCGATCTGACCGCGACGGATGTCGAGGGTGGCGATGTAGGCGGTCATCAGCTTGGTCAGGCTGGCCGGCGGCAGGCGTTCGTCACCGTTGTTCTCGACCAGCACGTTGCCGCTGGACGCGTCCATCAGTACATAGGACTTGGCGGCCAGTTGCGGTGGTGCCGGCATCATCTGCTCCGCTGCGAACGCAGCGGGCATGATCATCAGCAGAACGGGCAGGCAAAGTCGTTTGGCAAGGTTGGTGATGTTCATCCGTCTCTCGTAAATCGCTAATGGTCTGATGTTCCGTGGGCAAGTTCGTTTGCCCAGCGCCCCGTCAGTCTAGTTTTATGGCCGATGGCCTGGCCCGACAGTGCGACGTAATGCCGCTGCGGGCAAAAGCGGGCATTGTACATGTCATTGCCCGGCAATTCATGAACAAACCGACAGGTCGGCGTGTCGATTCATCGCGGGGCAAGCCCGCTCCCACGCCATCTGCAAGGCGGAACGTGGGAGCGGGCTTGCCCCGCGATTGGTCTCAATCAGTGACGACCTTGGCCTGGCCGAGATTGGCCAGGCGAATGCTGTCCTGCGCCTGCTGGATCTCACCCTGGCTGTTGATCGGCCCCAGGCGCACCCGGTGCAAGGTCTGCTGGTTGCGCACCACCGAGCTGATGAACACCGGTGCGCTGACCATGGTGCTCAGCTTCGAGCGCAGCAACTCGGCAGCATCCGGATTGGCAAACGCGCCCACTTGCAGGATGCTGCCACCGCTGGCGTTCGGCACGTTGTTGCCACCCACCTGCACCGGCACCACCGGCGCCGCGTGCTGTTGCGGCGGCGGGGTCCACTGCTCGACCCGACCGGTGCTGGCAGGAAGCGGCTGGGCCTGGGCCACCTGCGGCTCCTTGAGCACCATCGGCGGCTGCTGGCCACGCTGGGCCCACCATTGCTGCGGATCGATGCCTTCGACGCGTACATGGGCAGTGCCGATCTCGGCATAGCCGAGCTTCTTGGCCGCGGCGTAGGACAGGTCGATGATGCGGTCGGAGTAGAACGGGCCACGGTCATTGACCCGCAGGATCACGCTACGGCCGTTGGCCAGGTTGGTCACCCGCACGTAGGCAGGCAGCGGCAGGGTCTTGTGCGCCGCGCTCATGCCATACAGGTCGTACAGCTCACCGTTGGCGGTGTTCTGCCCATGGAACTTGGTGCCGTACCAGGAGGCAGTACCCTCGGCGCGGTAGTTGCGCGAGTCCTGCATCGGGTAGTAGGTCTTGCCCAGCACCGTGTAGGGGTTGGCCTTGTAGTTGCCGGTATGCACGGTCGGCGTGGCGTCGGGGATCTTGTTCACGTCCACATCCCACCAAGGCGCGCCGTCCTTGTGCGCGCGGTTGATATCCAGGCCCGGCTGCGCACGCACGGTGTTGCCGCTCTGCGGGGTGGAGGGCCGGCTCGACGAGCAACTGGCCAGTACCAGGCCGACGGCGACGCAGGTGAGCAGTTTTGCGGTATTGACGGTGAAGAGTTCGCGCATTTACTTGACGCCCCGTGCCAGAACCAGCTGTTCCGAAAGCTGATGCACCGCCATGGCATACATCACGCTGCGGTTGTAGCGAGTGATCGCGTAGAAGTTTTTCAGGCCCATCCAGTACTCGGGGCCATCCGCGCCTTCCAGGCGGAAGGCGGTGACCGGCAGATCATCGCGCAACGCATCATGACCCGACCAGCCCAGCGCCCGCAACTGCGCGACAGTCCTGGTCGGCTCGATGCCGGTGGTCAGGCCTTCGTCGGCCCGCGCGCCGGCCACGTCGGCGCGGCTGACCACAGGCTCCCCGGGCACCCAGCCGTGGCGCTTGAAGTAGCTGGC
This window of the Pseudomonas mosselii genome carries:
- a CDS encoding D-alanyl-D-alanine carboxypeptidase family protein; this translates as MNITNLAKRLCLPVLLMIMPAAFAAEQMMPAPPQLAAKSYVLMDASSGNVLVENNGDERLPPASLTKLMTAYIATLDIRRGQIGENDPVTVSENAWRTGGSRMFIKVGSQVTVSDLLHGIIIQSGNDASVALSEHIAGSEDAFADMMNKTAADLGMANSHFMNPTGLPNPDHYSSAHDMALLARAIINEDPAHYAIYSQKEFFWNNIKQPNRNLLLWRDKTVDGLKTGHTDEAGYCMVASAVRDGQRLIAVVFGTNSEQSRAAETQKLLTYGFRFFETQTFYQKGTELTQAQVWKGATNQVKAGLANDLTMTMPKGQLKRLQASMTMNPQLTAPIAKGDVIGKVEVKLDEKVVHSADLIALDGVEEAGFFGRMWDSIRLFFYGLFN
- a CDS encoding septal ring lytic transglycosylase RlpA family protein; this encodes MRELFTVNTAKLLTCVAVGLVLASCSSSRPSTPQSGNTVRAQPGLDINRAHKDGAPWWDVDVNKIPDATPTVHTGNYKANPYTVLGKTYYPMQDSRNYRAEGTASWYGTKFHGQNTANGELYDLYGMSAAHKTLPLPAYVRVTNLANGRSVILRVNDRGPFYSDRIIDLSYAAAKKLGYAEIGTAHVRVEGIDPQQWWAQRGQQPPMVLKEPQVAQAQPLPASTGRVEQWTPPPQQHAAPVVPVQVGGNNVPNASGGSILQVGAFANPDAAELLRSKLSTMVSAPVFISSVVRNQQTLHRVRLGPINSQGEIQQAQDSIRLANLGQAKVVTD